One window of Chloroflexus aggregans DSM 9485 genomic DNA carries:
- a CDS encoding ABC transporter permease has protein sequence MERGSFPVRQLTGATRFLLVLAAAFAFTTVALLSTGVSPLEVYRLVLFGAFSTPVRLSDMMMLAAPLLLCATGLTITFAGGLYNLGVEGQMIVGAIAAMVPLRLWPDWPPLLLWLLAGLSGMTGGALWAMLIGVLRRYAGVSEIFAGLGMNFLASGLALYMVLGPWRRQTSASLSGTELLPRELWLPTLDRLRLAPAAPVIAVIALGVVWWALTGTRWGLEVRAVGLNPAAAGRLGIATARRMGETLAACGALAGVAGMIQVVAVHHALIPNISSGIGLIGLLVALLARADPRWLLPISVAFATFTVGSIQLPLTLGIDSAIAGVLQGALVLFALAARVQK, from the coding sequence ATGGAACGCGGTAGTTTTCCTGTGCGGCAGCTTACCGGAGCAACCCGGTTTTTGTTGGTGCTGGCTGCTGCCTTTGCGTTTACAACGGTGGCCCTGCTGAGCACCGGTGTTTCACCACTTGAGGTCTACCGACTCGTTCTCTTCGGGGCTTTTAGTACGCCGGTACGTCTGAGCGATATGATGATGTTGGCCGCGCCGTTGTTGCTCTGCGCAACCGGGTTAACCATCACCTTTGCCGGTGGTCTGTACAACCTCGGTGTCGAGGGGCAGATGATTGTCGGTGCGATCGCGGCGATGGTACCGTTGCGGCTGTGGCCCGATTGGCCGCCGCTGCTGCTCTGGCTGCTGGCCGGGTTGAGCGGTATGACCGGCGGGGCACTGTGGGCAATGCTGATCGGTGTGCTGCGTCGTTATGCCGGCGTGAGCGAGATTTTTGCCGGGTTGGGGATGAATTTTCTCGCCAGTGGGTTGGCCCTCTACATGGTTTTGGGTCCGTGGCGACGGCAAACCTCGGCGTCGTTGTCGGGCACTGAGCTGTTACCGCGTGAACTTTGGCTGCCTACCCTTGATCGCTTGCGGCTAGCGCCGGCTGCGCCGGTTATTGCCGTAATTGCGTTGGGGGTGGTGTGGTGGGCACTCACCGGCACCCGTTGGGGGTTAGAGGTGCGTGCAGTGGGTCTCAATCCGGCGGCAGCCGGACGCTTGGGGATCGCCACCGCCCGTCGTATGGGTGAAACGTTGGCTGCTTGTGGCGCATTAGCCGGTGTGGCCGGGATGATCCAGGTCGTCGCCGTGCATCATGCGCTGATCCCTAATATTTCAAGTGGGATCGGTCTGATCGGTTTACTTGTGGCGCTGTTGGCACGGGCCGATCCACGATGGTTGTTGCCGATTTCGGTTGCCTTTGCTACCTTTACCGTTGGCAGTATTCAGTTGCCACTCACGTTAGGTATTGATAGTGCTATTGCCGGTGTGCTACAAGGGGCGTTGGTCTTGTTTGCCTTGGCGGCTCGTGTGCAGAAATAG
- a CDS encoding ABC transporter ATP-binding protein has product MQITVEHLTKRFGAVCANDQLSISFASGQIHGVLGENGAGKSTLMKLLAGYLRPDEGQIRFNGVVQRLRGPGDALAAGVGMVHQEPLDIPAFTVIENLLCAAPPGVFRSRRAAEMVLRELSAQLGFTVDPTARIEQLTVGQRQQVEIMRLLLCGAQVLILDEPTTGITAAQARALFAALRQIAAEGRTVLFVSHKLEEVAELCDTVTVLRNGRVVPPGQLPMPQPQEYLLSLMFGDAGTASSVYRPLPTIDAPPVWELKHVTVRSGMLQLVDLNHRFTAGRIIGLAGLDGSGQQVLLRLLAGQLVPERGQVLVNGRDLSGAGPLVFRQAGIEYLPADRLHDGMIGALSLTDHFALLQRNGVLIDRRRAEELARQAIAEYQIKATPITPIAALSGGNQQRAMLALIPPDARGILAEQPTRGLDVASARAIWSRLQARRDDGCCVVFASPDLDEIMEYSDEVIVCFAGRIGPPIPRALLSAGRLAELIGGVGFEALVATA; this is encoded by the coding sequence ATGCAAATCACGGTTGAACATCTTACGAAACGTTTTGGTGCGGTATGCGCCAATGATCAACTGTCCATCTCGTTTGCATCTGGCCAGATTCACGGGGTGTTGGGCGAAAACGGTGCCGGTAAGAGTACCCTGATGAAATTGCTGGCCGGGTATCTACGGCCAGATGAGGGTCAGATTCGGTTTAACGGTGTGGTACAGCGGTTGCGTGGGCCGGGGGATGCCCTCGCTGCCGGTGTGGGGATGGTTCATCAAGAACCACTTGATATTCCGGCGTTTACCGTGATCGAAAATCTGCTCTGTGCCGCTCCACCGGGTGTGTTTCGTTCACGACGAGCTGCGGAGATGGTACTGCGCGAATTGTCCGCACAGCTAGGCTTCACGGTCGATCCGACAGCCCGCATCGAACAGTTGACGGTCGGTCAGCGCCAGCAAGTAGAGATCATGCGCTTACTGTTGTGTGGCGCACAGGTGCTCATTCTCGACGAACCAACGACCGGCATTACCGCTGCCCAAGCTCGAGCGCTGTTTGCAGCGCTGCGCCAAATTGCCGCCGAGGGACGGACCGTCCTATTTGTATCGCATAAGTTGGAAGAGGTGGCCGAGTTGTGCGATACCGTGACGGTGCTCCGTAACGGACGGGTGGTACCTCCCGGTCAATTGCCAATGCCACAACCGCAAGAGTATTTGTTGTCGTTGATGTTTGGTGATGCCGGTACCGCTTCATCAGTGTACCGTCCCCTGCCCACTATTGATGCACCGCCGGTTTGGGAATTGAAGCATGTGACGGTGCGGAGTGGTATGTTGCAGTTGGTTGATTTGAATCATCGCTTTACTGCGGGACGTATCATTGGGTTGGCCGGGCTTGATGGGAGCGGTCAGCAAGTGTTGCTCCGTCTGCTTGCCGGTCAATTGGTGCCTGAACGGGGCCAGGTGTTGGTGAATGGTCGTGACTTGAGCGGTGCAGGGCCGCTGGTGTTCCGCCAGGCAGGGATAGAATACCTGCCGGCCGATCGTCTGCACGACGGGATGATCGGTGCATTGTCGCTGACCGATCATTTTGCGCTGTTGCAACGAAACGGTGTGTTGATCGATCGGCGTCGGGCGGAGGAACTGGCCCGACAAGCGATTGCAGAGTATCAGATCAAGGCAACACCGATCACTCCGATTGCTGCGCTATCGGGTGGCAATCAGCAGCGTGCGATGTTAGCGCTCATCCCACCGGATGCCCGCGGTATTCTGGCTGAACAGCCAACGCGCGGCCTCGATGTGGCGTCGGCACGCGCAATCTGGAGCCGGTTGCAAGCCCGCCGTGATGATGGTTGTTGTGTCGTCTTTGCTTCCCCCGATCTCGATGAAATTATGGAGTACAGCGACGAGGTCATTGTGTGCTTTGCCGGACGGATCGGACCGCCGATTCCGCGGGCATTACTGTCGGCGGGGCGGCTGGCCGAGTTGATCGGTGGGGTTGGTTTTGAAGCTTTGGTAGCGACGGCATAG
- a CDS encoding BMP family lipoprotein, with amino-acid sequence MRNQGVRWLLLVIMLFSLILTACGTQPTAAPTTAPAAEPTTAPAASAEEFTFGMVLVGPINDGGWNQAHYEGAQYVVEKLPDVKFIYIDKVNPADRPNVKVEQVIEELIGQGAKLVITNSAEFADGTNIAAAAHPDVFFIHASGDKVLTGEAPSNVRNLMGRMEYGKMIAGCAAALTTEAGKLAYLGPLIDPETRRLVNSTYLGARYCWETYRGRPASELAFKVTWIGFWFNIPGVTLDPTKVANDFINEGYDVILSGIDTTEAIVEANKATQAGKRVFAVPYDFKGACAQGEAVCLGVPYFNWGPDYKRLVELARSGKWEPAWEWTGPNWSNLNDPDTSMIGFVKGPALSAENAAKLDEFIAKLADGSLNLFTGPLYYQDGSVFVPEGQVADDKTIWYTQQLLAGIEGQSAP; translated from the coding sequence ATGAGAAACCAAGGTGTCCGTTGGCTGTTGCTGGTCATCATGCTCTTCAGCCTGATCCTGACCGCGTGTGGAACGCAGCCGACAGCCGCACCCACCACTGCTCCGGCAGCCGAACCGACTACGGCGCCGGCGGCTTCTGCCGAAGAGTTTACCTTCGGCATGGTGCTCGTAGGCCCGATCAATGACGGTGGTTGGAATCAGGCCCATTACGAAGGCGCTCAGTATGTCGTCGAGAAACTGCCCGATGTCAAGTTTATCTACATCGACAAAGTAAACCCCGCCGATCGACCGAATGTGAAGGTGGAGCAGGTGATCGAAGAGCTGATCGGGCAAGGGGCAAAACTGGTGATTACCAATTCAGCCGAGTTTGCCGATGGTACCAACATCGCAGCCGCTGCGCATCCAGATGTCTTCTTCATCCACGCTTCTGGTGATAAAGTGCTGACCGGCGAAGCGCCGTCGAATGTGCGCAATCTGATGGGGCGGATGGAGTACGGGAAGATGATTGCCGGCTGCGCCGCAGCGTTGACCACCGAAGCCGGTAAGTTGGCCTACCTCGGTCCGCTGATCGATCCCGAAACCCGTCGTTTGGTGAATTCGACGTACCTCGGCGCTCGCTACTGCTGGGAGACGTACCGTGGTCGTCCGGCCAGCGAACTGGCGTTTAAGGTGACGTGGATCGGCTTCTGGTTCAACATTCCCGGTGTGACCCTCGATCCGACAAAGGTAGCGAATGATTTTATTAACGAGGGCTACGATGTGATCCTGTCGGGCATTGATACCACCGAGGCGATTGTTGAGGCCAACAAGGCGACGCAAGCCGGGAAACGGGTGTTTGCAGTCCCCTACGATTTCAAGGGAGCATGTGCGCAGGGTGAAGCCGTTTGTTTGGGAGTGCCGTACTTTAACTGGGGGCCTGATTATAAGCGGTTGGTGGAGCTGGCCCGCTCAGGCAAGTGGGAGCCGGCATGGGAATGGACGGGACCGAACTGGAGCAACCTCAATGATCCCGATACAAGCATGATCGGTTTTGTCAAGGGGCCTGCTCTGAGCGCCGAGAATGCGGCGAAGCTTGATGAGTTCATCGCTAAGCTGGCCGATGGAAGCTTAAACCTGTTCACCGGACCTCTCTACTATCAAGACGGTAGCGTCTTCGTTCCTGAAGGTCAAGTCGCCGATGATAAAACGATTTGGTATACGCAGCAGTTATTAGCCGGTATCGAAGGTCAAAGCGCACCGTAA